A single genomic interval of Metasolibacillus fluoroglycofenilyticus harbors:
- a CDS encoding M42 family metallopeptidase, translating to MNQETMQLFKTLTELPGAPGNERAVRNFMRSELEKYADEVIQDNLGGIFGVRKSTQADAPKILVAGHMDEVAFMVTSITDNGLIRFQTLGGWWNQVMLAQRVTLYTKDREIPGVIASVPPHLLTDAERAKPMDMKNMLIDIGADSKEDAESMGVRPGQSIIPVCPFTPMANPKKIMAKAWDNRYGCGLAIELLKELKDEQLTNHLYSGANVMEEVGLRGAGVSANMIQPDLFFALDASPANDTSGDKSQFGQLGQGALVRIFDRTMITHRGMREFVLDTAESNKIPYQYFVSPGGGTDAGKVHIQLNGVPSAVIGICSRYIHTSSSIIHVDDYAAAKELLVKLVKSVDNTTLETIKANV from the coding sequence GTGAATCAAGAAACAATGCAGCTTTTCAAAACATTAACAGAGCTTCCGGGAGCACCCGGAAATGAGCGTGCAGTACGTAATTTTATGCGCAGCGAGCTTGAAAAATATGCGGATGAGGTTATTCAAGACAATTTAGGTGGAATTTTTGGTGTTCGTAAATCTACACAAGCGGATGCACCAAAAATTTTAGTGGCAGGACATATGGATGAGGTCGCATTTATGGTCACATCGATTACTGATAATGGACTCATTCGCTTCCAAACACTAGGTGGCTGGTGGAATCAAGTAATGCTAGCACAACGTGTAACACTTTATACAAAAGACCGTGAAATTCCGGGGGTTATCGCTTCTGTACCACCGCATTTATTAACAGATGCGGAGCGTGCAAAGCCGATGGATATGAAAAACATGCTGATTGATATTGGTGCTGATTCTAAGGAAGATGCAGAGTCAATGGGCGTTCGTCCGGGACAATCTATTATCCCTGTATGCCCATTCACACCGATGGCTAATCCGAAAAAAATTATGGCGAAAGCTTGGGATAATCGTTATGGTTGCGGTTTAGCAATTGAATTATTAAAAGAATTAAAAGATGAGCAGCTAACAAATCATTTATATTCAGGTGCGAATGTAATGGAGGAGGTAGGTTTGCGCGGCGCTGGTGTTTCTGCCAATATGATTCAACCAGACCTGTTTTTTGCTTTAGATGCATCACCTGCTAACGATACATCTGGTGATAAATCGCAATTTGGTCAATTAGGGCAAGGTGCGCTAGTACGTATTTTCGATCGTACAATGATTACTCACCGTGGCATGCGTGAATTTGTATTAGATACAGCTGAATCAAACAAGATTCCATACCAATATTTCGTATCACCGGGTGGTGGCACAGATGCTGGTAAAGTTCACATACAATTAAACGGTGTACCATCAGCAGTTATTGGCATATGCTCTCGCTACATTCATACATCTTCATCAATTATCCATGTCGATGATTATGCGGCAGCGAAAGAACTATTAGTGAAGCTTGTTAAATCAGTCGACAACACTACACTAGAAACAATTAAAGCTAATGTTTAA
- the dat gene encoding D-amino-acid transaminase has translation MGYSLLNDRIVTDEEVVIHKEDRGYQFGDGIYEVIKVYNGQLFTAQEHIDRFYVSAEEIRLTIPYTKHKLHQLLHELVEANEINNGHIYFQITRGASARNHIFPSADVVPVLTGTAVETSRPFTNLENGVKATFVEDIRWLRCDIKSLNLLGAVLAKQEAFEKGCYEAILHRAETVTEGSSTNVFGVKDGVLHTHPANNFILKGITRHVVLQCAQEIGLPVQEQAMTKQQLLAMDEVFIASTTSEVTPVIDIDGQQINGGQVGAWTRKLQAQFETKIPAPVSI, from the coding sequence ATGGGGTATAGTTTATTAAATGATCGCATCGTTACAGATGAGGAAGTTGTTATTCATAAAGAGGACCGTGGTTATCAGTTTGGGGACGGAATTTATGAGGTAATTAAAGTGTATAATGGGCAATTGTTCACGGCGCAAGAGCATATTGATCGCTTTTATGTAAGCGCTGAAGAAATTCGTTTGACGATTCCTTATACGAAGCATAAATTGCACCAGTTATTGCATGAGCTAGTAGAGGCAAATGAGATTAATAACGGTCATATTTATTTTCAAATTACACGTGGCGCTTCCGCGCGTAATCATATTTTCCCAAGTGCTGACGTAGTGCCTGTCTTAACAGGGACAGCAGTGGAAACATCACGTCCATTCACTAACTTAGAAAACGGTGTGAAGGCAACCTTTGTAGAGGATATTCGCTGGCTACGCTGCGATATTAAATCATTGAATTTATTAGGGGCGGTATTAGCAAAGCAAGAAGCATTTGAAAAAGGCTGCTATGAGGCTATTTTACACCGAGCTGAAACGGTGACAGAGGGCTCATCAACAAATGTTTTCGGTGTGAAGGATGGTGTATTACACACACATCCAGCGAATAACTTCATTTTAAAAGGAATTACACGTCATGTTGTTTTACAATGTGCGCAGGAAATTGGCTTACCTGTGCAGGAGCAAGCGATGACAAAGCAACAGCTTCTAGCGATGGATGAGGTTTTTATTGCCTCGACAACTTCAGAGGTGACACCAGTTATCGATATTGATGGTCAGCAAATTAATGGTGGTCAAGTAGGTGCATGGACACGCAAATTGCAAGCGCAGTTTGAGACAAAAATTCCAGCACCAGTTTCAATCTAA
- a CDS encoding DUF1444 domain-containing protein — MKSPELVETLKKQLGEELFDWSYDKETDKVRLQHKVLQRGMDISLSEILAKYTTKKQAAIDEVVYTIEQTFAAMLQEQEVGFEQLSAVYPIIRSGSFPKKSKDGHSFITTEHTAETRIFYALDLGTTYRLIDEAMLEKLGVTAEQVREIARFSVKKLPTATKKDEVAGSIFYFVNHNDGYDASRILNDQFLKEMAAQIEGDMTVSVPHQDVLIIGDIRNEVGYDVLAQMTMHFFSVGAVPITSLSFIYDEGNLEPIFILAKNKVKKEQEKK, encoded by the coding sequence GTGAAATCTCCAGAACTTGTAGAAACATTAAAAAAACAGCTTGGTGAGGAGCTTTTTGATTGGTCTTATGATAAAGAGACAGATAAAGTGCGTTTACAGCATAAAGTATTGCAGCGTGGGATGGATATTTCGTTGTCTGAAATATTAGCGAAGTATACGACGAAAAAACAGGCGGCAATCGATGAGGTTGTCTATACAATTGAACAAACATTTGCAGCAATGCTACAGGAGCAGGAGGTAGGTTTTGAGCAATTGTCTGCGGTTTACCCAATTATTCGTTCAGGCTCATTTCCGAAAAAGTCCAAGGACGGGCACTCATTCATAACGACAGAACATACGGCGGAAACGCGAATTTTTTATGCACTTGATTTAGGAACAACGTATCGTTTAATTGATGAAGCAATGCTAGAAAAGCTTGGCGTTACAGCGGAGCAAGTGCGAGAGATTGCACGCTTTTCAGTGAAAAAATTGCCGACCGCAACGAAAAAAGATGAGGTAGCAGGCAGTATATTTTATTTTGTCAATCATAACGATGGTTATGATGCAAGTCGTATTTTAAACGACCAGTTTTTAAAGGAGATGGCCGCGCAAATTGAAGGCGATATGACCGTATCTGTGCCGCATCAGGATGTGCTAATAATAGGTGATATTCGCAATGAAGTAGGGTATGATGTATTGGCGCAGATGACGATGCACTTCTTTTCTGTAGGAGCGGTACCTATCACATCTTTATCGTTTATTTATGATGAGGGCAATTTAGAGCCAATTTTTATTCTCGCAAAAAACAAAGTAAAAAAGGAGCAAGAGAAAAAATGA
- a CDS encoding NERD domain-containing protein, with protein MAQLVKIQDYISRYEIDLTRYPTQFVRLKKVQWERIKHQWETGGELNQQWEHVDTTEDVVENEKSRFAFLKKFFPQKKQIIEEPATDEVVADDEFLDEETTLFFEPNIVYNPQTLEELKRMFMDQFFHFQMKWASSTLREKSYVDPKYMRDTLLRTLLQDLPDNYFVFYYPILRVKKAPIELEVIVITPVECVCITVVEEENQAVYVGGSERFWVKKVGKQDKKTLNPFIRLNRMETLVKQLFEQASVDMPIRKVLLSRNGYFDYPGAVHGVQFIDKRKYAGWLQQIKRTVSPMKHMQIRAAQSILAIGQTTSFHRDIWSEQKKDDE; from the coding sequence ATGGCTCAATTAGTAAAAATACAAGATTATATATCTCGCTATGAAATAGATTTAACGCGCTATCCTACACAGTTTGTTCGCTTGAAAAAAGTACAATGGGAGCGCATCAAACACCAATGGGAAACAGGCGGTGAATTAAACCAGCAGTGGGAGCATGTTGATACGACTGAGGATGTCGTTGAAAATGAGAAATCGAGGTTCGCATTTTTAAAGAAATTTTTCCCTCAAAAAAAGCAAATCATAGAGGAGCCTGCGACTGACGAAGTAGTAGCGGATGACGAATTTTTAGACGAGGAAACAACGCTGTTTTTTGAACCAAACATCGTTTATAATCCACAAACATTAGAGGAATTAAAGCGCATGTTTATGGACCAATTTTTCCATTTTCAAATGAAGTGGGCTAGCTCGACATTGCGTGAAAAATCATATGTTGATCCTAAGTATATGCGTGACACGTTACTACGCACATTATTACAAGACTTACCAGATAACTATTTCGTGTTTTATTACCCAATTTTACGTGTGAAAAAAGCGCCAATCGAGTTAGAGGTCATTGTGATTACGCCTGTTGAATGTGTTTGTATTACGGTAGTGGAGGAAGAAAATCAAGCTGTTTATGTCGGCGGTAGCGAACGTTTTTGGGTTAAAAAGGTAGGGAAGCAAGATAAAAAAACACTTAATCCTTTTATTCGATTAAATCGCATGGAAACATTGGTTAAGCAACTTTTTGAGCAAGCAAGCGTAGACATGCCGATACGTAAAGTGCTGCTTTCGCGCAATGGCTATTTTGATTATCCAGGCGCTGTTCATGGTGTGCAGTTTATTGATAAGCGTAAATATGCAGGGTGGCTTCAACAAATAAAGCGGACGGTTTCACCGATGAAGCATATGCAAATTCGAGCTGCACAGTCGATATTAGCGATTGGTCAAACTACATCGTTTCATCGGGATATATGGAGCGAGCAAAAAAAGGATGACGAATAA
- the trmB gene encoding tRNA (guanosine(46)-N7)-methyltransferase TrmB: MRLRNKPWAEEFIHAHPDVILPNPEQHKGDWSNVFGNDHPIHIEVGTGKGQFVLGMALQNPNINYIGIELYDSVIVSALERIVEADKPANLRLLKVNGAKLQDYFAKGDVNRVYLNFSDPWPKARHAKRRLTHESFLAIYENVLIERGEIHFKTDNRGLFEYSLVSMNAYGMALNYVSLDLHANMPEDNVMTEYEEKFSAKGQPIYRLECQFRKQVGA, translated from the coding sequence GTGAGATTAAGAAACAAACCGTGGGCAGAAGAATTTATTCATGCGCATCCAGATGTCATTTTGCCAAATCCAGAGCAGCATAAGGGCGATTGGTCAAATGTATTTGGCAATGACCATCCGATTCATATCGAAGTCGGAACGGGCAAAGGACAGTTCGTGCTAGGTATGGCGTTACAAAATCCAAATATTAATTATATCGGAATCGAGCTATATGATAGCGTGATTGTTAGTGCACTTGAGCGCATTGTTGAAGCCGACAAGCCTGCTAATTTACGTCTATTAAAAGTAAATGGTGCGAAATTACAAGACTATTTTGCCAAAGGCGATGTTAATCGTGTTTATTTGAACTTTTCAGACCCATGGCCAAAAGCACGCCATGCGAAGCGCCGTTTAACACATGAAAGTTTTTTAGCAATTTACGAAAATGTTTTAATTGAGCGAGGGGAAATTCATTTTAAAACAGATAATCGTGGCTTATTCGAGTACTCCTTAGTGAGCATGAATGCTTACGGTATGGCATTAAACTACGTCTCTCTCGATTTGCATGCAAATATGCCAGAGGATAATGTGATGACAGAGTACGAGGAAAAGTTTTCGGCAAAGGGGCAGCCTATTTATCGTTTAGAGTGTCAGTTTCGCAAGCAAGTTGGAGCATGA
- a CDS encoding diacylglycerol/lipid kinase family protein, producing the protein MQLHIILNAYAGSGRGLKRWRSWQPALNIPYILHTTDYRGHGFKIAQEIAQQTKKQQRPTCIVIIGGDGTIHEVINGVLHCEWITIGVMAGGSGNDYARTYPTFQTVEQLIDFVQQPARRQHDCGVVKLQKEHAFMNNCGIGFDAAVAKVANDSTLKRQLGKMGLGKLSYIYFLIKELFIFKPFELEILVDGERHHIHNVWFATVCNQPYFGGGMKLSPASETDDQMLEVIVVHNISAIKLLFLFVTIFSGTHIRLREVIQLTGQKIQFTHKAELPCHADGEILTEPNKQMQFHIEPLSWYATKNK; encoded by the coding sequence ATGCAGCTCCATATTATTTTGAATGCCTATGCAGGTAGTGGCAGAGGGCTTAAGCGTTGGCGAAGTTGGCAACCTGCTTTAAATATTCCTTACATACTACATACAACAGACTATAGAGGGCATGGCTTTAAAATTGCACAAGAAATTGCACAGCAGACAAAAAAACAGCAACGACCGACTTGTATTGTTATTATTGGAGGAGATGGGACAATTCACGAGGTCATAAACGGTGTGCTCCATTGTGAATGGATAACGATTGGCGTGATGGCGGGAGGCTCTGGCAATGATTATGCTAGAACTTATCCTACTTTCCAAACGGTTGAGCAGTTGATAGACTTTGTACAGCAGCCTGCAAGAAGGCAGCATGACTGTGGTGTTGTCAAATTGCAAAAGGAGCACGCCTTTATGAATAATTGCGGCATTGGCTTTGATGCGGCGGTTGCCAAAGTTGCCAATGACTCAACTTTGAAAAGGCAGCTCGGCAAAATGGGGCTCGGTAAATTAAGCTATATCTACTTTTTAATTAAAGAATTATTTATTTTTAAACCGTTCGAATTAGAAATACTTGTAGATGGAGAACGACATCATATTCACAATGTTTGGTTTGCGACAGTATGCAATCAGCCCTACTTCGGTGGGGGTATGAAGCTTTCACCAGCATCGGAAACCGATGATCAAATGCTTGAGGTAATTGTTGTACATAATATATCAGCAATAAAATTATTATTTTTGTTTGTTACGATTTTTTCGGGTACGCATATTCGTTTACGGGAAGTAATACAGCTTACGGGGCAAAAAATTCAATTCACACATAAGGCAGAGCTGCCTTGTCATGCGGATGGGGAAATATTAACAGAGCCAAACAAGCAAATGCAGTTTCACATTGAGCCATTAAGCTGGTATGCGACAAAAAATAAGTGA
- a CDS encoding DNA translocase FtsK has protein sequence MNWFKKQINKILYTDEEYDEYEQEVEQNEQFTQQPQMKKTTFRFPLIADEELIEKKPAPQAMQQRQMDNIEIDQSTFELPRHLREEQQEIYDVEVSGIRELLARRQKNKGQVNVFRSQPQGRRNNSLREEKDFLTPTKSREKNEPKQTTVSPLQNRKRFIPTDVPSPVYGFGKPKPIEQLLPKKDEELAKPIVPEEQSASAPQFTEAPFIEEIPQAQELTATFEASSLSTIEILEDGQAPQPVDLNTSDYKDIEQPPIMDEQDEFDLLSELKVENLKIENSTIHIGQLHVEQAPPSEEGAIETGGSRLPFNVLMLKSDKQKQLAKEFVKQHLQQQEMKMVKEEHEQQVTATLVQEKQPTEMALQQQVKTVETAHEVKNQTEEQSPAKATAAVKETPMLQEKTVTAAQPKSHYEKPSTTFLAPAEQKTEDYDWMEQQAEALVEALSYHQVTAQVESIMQGPAVTQFEITIGQGTKVSKIRNLADDLKLALAAKDIRIQAPIPGKRTIGIEIPNLISRAVRLSEVTNSVAFKESESPMEAALGLDLTGKPVTLDLRKMPHGLIAGATGSGKSVCINSILVSLLYKADPNELKLMLIDPKMVELAPFNHIPHLVSPVITDVKAAAAALKWAVEEMERRYQLFMHAEVRDITRFNAIAEANGQYAQKLPYLLIVIDELADLMMMAPTDVEDAICRIAQKARACGIHLIVATQRPSVDVITGLIKANIPTRIAFAVSSQIDSRTILDIQGAERLLGRGDMLYLGNGMSAPQRIQGTFVTDDEIEEVIRYVRSQGQPDYIFEQEELLKKVETIEAQDELFEEVCRFVYEQGAVSTSSIQRKYHIGYNRAARLIEMLEKHGFVSEQRGSKPRESFITESDLENL, from the coding sequence ATGAATTGGTTTAAAAAGCAAATAAATAAAATTTTATATACAGATGAGGAATATGATGAGTACGAGCAAGAGGTTGAGCAAAACGAGCAGTTTACGCAACAGCCGCAAATGAAAAAGACAACCTTCCGTTTCCCCCTTATTGCAGATGAGGAGTTAATCGAAAAAAAACCAGCGCCTCAAGCGATGCAGCAACGTCAAATGGACAATATAGAAATAGACCAGTCAACATTTGAGTTGCCAAGGCATTTACGAGAGGAGCAGCAGGAGATTTATGATGTAGAGGTATCAGGTATTCGCGAACTATTAGCGCGCAGACAAAAAAACAAAGGACAGGTCAATGTTTTTCGTAGTCAGCCGCAGGGACGGCGTAATAATTCTTTGAGAGAAGAAAAAGATTTTTTAACGCCTACAAAATCTCGTGAGAAAAATGAGCCAAAGCAAACAACGGTTAGTCCTTTACAAAATCGTAAACGCTTTATACCAACTGATGTACCATCGCCCGTTTACGGTTTTGGTAAGCCTAAGCCGATTGAACAATTGTTGCCGAAGAAAGATGAAGAACTTGCAAAACCGATTGTGCCAGAGGAGCAATCGGCGTCAGCGCCACAATTCACCGAAGCGCCGTTCATCGAAGAAATCCCACAAGCACAAGAGTTAACAGCAACATTTGAGGCCTCATCTTTATCAACGATTGAAATATTAGAGGATGGTCAAGCACCACAGCCAGTAGATTTGAATACATCTGATTATAAGGATATAGAGCAACCGCCTATTATGGATGAGCAGGATGAGTTTGATTTGCTAAGTGAATTGAAGGTGGAAAATTTAAAAATTGAAAACTCAACAATCCATATCGGTCAATTGCATGTGGAGCAAGCGCCGCCATCAGAGGAAGGTGCTATTGAAACAGGTGGCAGCCGTTTGCCATTTAATGTTTTAATGTTAAAGTCTGATAAGCAAAAGCAGCTTGCAAAGGAATTTGTTAAACAACATCTACAACAGCAAGAAATGAAAATGGTGAAAGAAGAGCATGAACAGCAAGTTACAGCTACTCTAGTTCAAGAAAAGCAGCCAACTGAAATGGCATTACAACAACAAGTAAAGACTGTTGAAACCGCGCATGAAGTAAAAAATCAAACGGAGGAGCAGTCACCTGCTAAAGCTACTGCTGCAGTAAAGGAAACGCCGATGCTGCAAGAGAAAACAGTTACTGCTGCTCAGCCAAAGTCGCACTATGAAAAACCTTCTACCACATTTTTAGCGCCTGCTGAGCAAAAAACGGAAGATTATGATTGGATGGAGCAACAAGCGGAGGCATTAGTAGAGGCGCTTTCTTATCATCAAGTGACTGCGCAGGTCGAATCAATTATGCAAGGACCGGCTGTAACACAATTTGAAATTACGATTGGGCAAGGCACGAAGGTAAGTAAAATTCGCAACTTAGCTGATGACTTAAAGCTAGCGTTAGCGGCGAAGGATATTCGAATTCAAGCTCCAATTCCCGGAAAGCGCACGATTGGTATTGAAATACCGAATTTAATTTCCCGTGCTGTCCGTTTATCGGAGGTAACGAATAGCGTAGCCTTTAAAGAATCAGAATCGCCAATGGAGGCGGCACTTGGTTTAGATTTAACTGGTAAGCCAGTTACATTAGATTTGCGAAAAATGCCACATGGCTTAATTGCAGGTGCTACTGGCTCTGGAAAATCTGTTTGTATTAACTCAATTTTGGTTAGTCTATTATATAAAGCAGATCCAAATGAATTAAAGCTTATGCTAATCGACCCAAAAATGGTGGAGCTAGCACCATTTAATCATATTCCTCATTTAGTTAGCCCTGTTATTACAGATGTGAAGGCAGCAGCGGCAGCTTTAAAATGGGCAGTTGAGGAAATGGAGCGTCGCTATCAGCTATTTATGCATGCAGAAGTACGTGATATAACACGTTTCAATGCGATAGCAGAGGCAAATGGACAATACGCTCAAAAGCTTCCATATTTATTAATTGTGATTGATGAATTAGCCGATTTAATGATGATGGCACCTACAGATGTAGAGGATGCCATTTGCCGTATTGCTCAGAAGGCCCGCGCATGTGGTATTCACTTAATTGTAGCGACACAGCGTCCTTCTGTAGATGTCATTACAGGCTTAATTAAGGCCAATATTCCAACGCGTATTGCATTTGCGGTATCATCACAAATTGACTCACGTACGATTCTTGATATACAAGGAGCAGAACGTTTGCTTGGGCGTGGAGATATGCTGTATTTAGGAAATGGCATGTCAGCACCACAGCGTATTCAAGGGACATTTGTAACAGATGACGAGATTGAGGAAGTAATTCGTTACGTGCGTAGCCAAGGACAGCCTGATTATATTTTTGAGCAAGAGGAGCTATTAAAGAAAGTTGAAACGATTGAGGCACAGGATGAACTTTTTGAAGAAGTATGTCGCTTTGTTTATGAGCAGGGAGCTGTTTCTACATCGTCAATCCAACGCAAATATCATATCGGCTATAATCGAGCAGCAAGGCTGATAGAAATGTTAGAGAAGCATGGTTTTGTGTCAGAGCAGAGAGGAAGTAAGCCACGAGAATCTTTCATCACAGAATCTGATTTAGAAAACTTATAA
- a CDS encoding peptidase M4, whose product MKLRDFVLGVATGLAAAIIIKEVSERVDPYLSADTVLQQIKAEFKKEAPIDGSWVFMKVEEFNNGFTTAPVYRGGISRMMDGEMESFEFAADARSGAVLELTKL is encoded by the coding sequence ATGAAATTGAGAGATTTTGTTTTAGGGGTAGCGACGGGATTAGCAGCAGCAATTATTATTAAAGAGGTAAGTGAACGCGTCGATCCTTACTTATCAGCAGATACAGTATTACAGCAAATTAAGGCTGAATTTAAAAAAGAAGCACCTATTGATGGCTCATGGGTGTTTATGAAAGTAGAAGAGTTTAACAACGGATTTACAACTGCTCCTGTTTATCGCGGTGGCATTTCACGCATGATGGACGGCGAAATGGAATCATTTGAATTCGCAGCAGACGCCCGCTCGGGTGCGGTTTTAGAGCTGACGAAGCTATAA
- the ytpR gene encoding YtpR family tRNA-binding protein, producing MNVAYNKEHVGDVLLVQLATEKIITTVVDRQGDVALLKEEATGEVKAFNLFNASKYIELTARGIVELTPELVEKIEAALTANNVTLSLDVDFSPKFVVGYVETKEKHPNADKLSVCKVNVGDETLQIVCGAPNVEAGQKVVVAKIGAVMPSGLLIKEGNLRGVDSFGMLCSARELEIPNAPSEKGILVLAEDVEVGSAFEIPTR from the coding sequence ATGAATGTAGCATATAACAAAGAGCATGTTGGTGATGTGCTTTTAGTACAACTAGCAACAGAGAAAATTATTACAACAGTAGTGGACAGACAAGGCGATGTAGCTTTATTAAAAGAAGAAGCAACAGGGGAAGTAAAGGCATTCAACTTATTTAATGCCAGCAAATATATCGAGCTGACAGCAAGAGGCATTGTAGAGCTAACGCCAGAGCTTGTGGAAAAAATCGAAGCTGCATTAACAGCAAATAATGTCACATTATCATTAGATGTGGATTTTTCACCAAAATTCGTTGTCGGTTATGTAGAAACGAAGGAGAAGCATCCAAATGCTGATAAATTAAGTGTTTGTAAAGTAAATGTAGGCGATGAAACACTGCAAATCGTTTGTGGTGCACCGAATGTAGAAGCGGGACAAAAAGTAGTTGTTGCAAAAATTGGTGCAGTTATGCCTTCAGGTTTACTCATTAAAGAAGGAAATTTACGCGGGGTAGATTCATTTGGTATGCTATGCTCAGCACGTGAGCTAGAAATTCCAAATGCGCCTTCTGAAAAGGGAATTTTAGTATTGGCGGAAGATGTTGAAGTAGGTTCAGCGTTTGAAATTCCAACGCGCTAA
- a CDS encoding YtnP family quorum-quenching lactonase — MDQYVFHNMKLFWLNGGVTALDGGAMFGVVPRALWSRKYPVNELNQIELACEPILIQYEGKNYLIDSGVGAGKLTEKQLRNFGVSEQSTLETSLAELGMKPEDIDVILMTHLHFDHAGGLTRWEGEQLVPVFPNATIYTTQIEWDEMRNPNIRSRNTYWKENWEPIQHLVKTFEGELEVAPGLKMVHTGGHSDGHAIIRLEQNGDVLLHMADIMPTHAHQNPLWVLAYDDYPMTSVFAKEKLMKEALENGYKFIFYHDAYYRMLQWDATGKEVVDSLKRSNEAVIQFK; from the coding sequence ATGGATCAATATGTATTTCATAATATGAAACTATTTTGGTTAAATGGTGGGGTAACAGCTTTAGATGGAGGAGCAATGTTCGGGGTCGTACCAAGAGCGCTCTGGTCGCGCAAATACCCTGTTAATGAGCTAAATCAAATTGAGCTTGCATGTGAGCCCATTTTAATTCAATACGAAGGTAAAAATTATTTAATTGATTCGGGTGTAGGTGCAGGCAAGTTAACGGAAAAGCAGCTGCGCAACTTTGGTGTTTCCGAGCAGTCAACATTGGAAACAAGCTTAGCTGAGCTCGGCATGAAGCCAGAGGATATTGACGTTATTTTAATGACGCATTTACATTTCGACCATGCGGGTGGTTTAACACGCTGGGAGGGGGAGCAGCTTGTTCCGGTATTCCCAAATGCAACGATTTACACGACGCAAATCGAATGGGATGAGATGCGTAATCCAAATATTCGTTCGCGCAACACCTATTGGAAGGAAAACTGGGAGCCTATTCAACATTTAGTGAAAACGTTCGAAGGGGAGCTAGAAGTAGCACCGGGCTTAAAAATGGTGCACACAGGTGGTCATAGTGATGGTCATGCCATTATTCGCCTAGAGCAAAATGGCGATGTGCTCCTACATATGGCAGACATTATGCCAACACACGCACATCAAAATCCACTATGGGTGCTTGCATATGATGACTACCCAATGACGAGCGTGTTTGCCAAGGAAAAGCTGATGAAGGAAGCATTAGAAAATGGCTATAAATTCATTTTCTATCACGATGCCTATTACCGTATGCTTCAATGGGACGCAACAGGCAAGGAAGTTGTTGACAGCTTAAAGCGCAGTAATGAGGCAGTGATTCAGTTTAAATAA
- a CDS encoding DUF84 family protein, with protein MLVAIGTQNKAKTNAVEKVIHTYFPQANFVHLNVESGVAAQPLSAEETRQGAINRAKNTLQQTEADWGFGLEGGVQPVGEELYCCNWGAVALKDGTVISSAGAQFVLPRSVASEVRAGKELGPVMDAFAKKENTRHNEGAIGIFTNNLINRQQMFEHIVTLLVGQIMYLDRK; from the coding sequence TTGTTAGTAGCAATTGGCACACAAAATAAAGCAAAAACGAATGCGGTAGAAAAGGTGATTCACACTTATTTTCCGCAGGCAAATTTTGTTCATCTAAATGTAGAATCAGGCGTAGCAGCACAGCCTTTGTCTGCTGAAGAAACACGACAAGGGGCGATTAACCGCGCAAAAAATACTTTGCAACAAACAGAGGCAGATTGGGGTTTTGGCTTAGAAGGCGGTGTGCAGCCAGTAGGTGAAGAGCTGTACTGCTGCAATTGGGGAGCAGTTGCATTGAAGGATGGAACTGTTATTAGTAGTGCAGGGGCACAATTTGTTTTACCTAGGTCAGTAGCAAGCGAGGTACGAGCAGGGAAAGAGCTCGGACCAGTAATGGATGCTTTTGCAAAGAAGGAAAATACCCGTCACAATGAAGGCGCAATTGGTATTTTTACGAATAATTTAATAAATCGCCAACAAATGTTTGAGCATATCGTAACATTGTTGGTCGGTCAAATAATGTATTTGGATAGGAAATAA